GTTGGTTTCCATTAATACTTCATTGGAGTACTTGAAACTTGGATAAGTTCCGTAGAAAACGTCCTTATCAATAGGGTTGACTTTTATGTAAGCGGAATCAACTCCTCTTAAATAAGCAATATCACCTTTACCTTTATAATTAACGTATACTTTTTCTTCAATAATACGGGAAAAGCTGCTGATCGCTTTGTCATTTTCTAAAACTTTTGTGACCTTATCGAGGTTTTTCACTGTTTTTCCTGAAGTACTTTCCAGGGTAAGGTCCGCGTGAAGATTGGAGATAAGGTCTTTATTCAGGGTTTCAAGGCCTGAAAAAACTGAGATAATTACGAACATTGCAGTTACAGCAACAGTCATTGCGCCTACCGAAAGCCATGTAATAAAGGTCACGGCGGTACTCCCTTTTTTAGCCAAAAGGTATCTGGATGCTATGTAAAATGCAATATTCTTCAAGATTTATAAAACCGGATTGTCGCCTTCACCTCTTAATTCTCTTTCCAGCTTTTCAACATCATCAAGAGCTGTGTCCAGATAAAAGTTAAGCTGAGGAATAATACGTACCTGTTTTGCCATTTTCTGGCCGATGAAATTTCTGTACTGAGGTTTGTTTTCTTCAATCTCCTTCATCACCGCGGAACGGAATTCCTGCGGGAAAATACTTAAATAAATTTTAGCAATACCCAGATCTGCAGATACTTTTACATCTGAAACGGATACCAATATACTTTGCTTGCTTTCCGAAGATTGTTTACGGAAAAGCTCTGCGAAGTCTTCCTGAATGATCTGTGCTACTTTTCTTTGTCTGTTACTTTCCATAAGTTATGCAAATTTAGTACTTTTGTTTGAATTGATACCTTTGAAATTCAGCTCAGGTATCAAATTTACGATTTAATTATATTTATTAGTGTTTATGAAGCTAGAACATATTGGTATCGCCGTAAAATCTTTGGGAATTTCTGATGAACTTTTTACCAGATTATTAGGAAAAGAGTCTTATAAAAAAGAAACGGTGGAAAGGGAAGGGGTAATGACTTCTTTTTATGAAACCGGGGAAAGTAAAATTGAGCTGCTGGAAGCGAGTAATCCCGAAAGCCCAATCTCAAAATTTATAGATAAAAAAGGTGAAGGGATCCATCATTTGGCATTTGGCGTAGAAAATATCCTTACAGAAATTGAAAGATTAAAAAAAGAAGGATTCCAGTTTATCTCCGATGAACCGAAAGAAGGTGCTGATAACAAATTAGTTGTATTCCTACACCCAAAATCTACGAATGGTGTACTGGTAGAACTTTGTCAAGAAAAGCAATAAAAAGTTTTGTAGTGAAAGAAATTTTGCTATTTTTGCAATCACAAAATTTAACCAAGTTTTGAGGTCCTATAGCTCAGTTGGTTAGAGCACCTGACTCATAATCAGGTGGTCCCTGGTTCGAGCCCAGGTGGGACCACGAAAGTGAAGAATGAAATTTCTTCAAAATTAAAAAAGCCCCTGTTTATGGGGTTTTTTTGTTGATTTATTTCGTCATCATTCGTCATGGTTCGTCACAATAACGTCCCCCGATCCGCCCCCCCCCCTCGTATATTCAGAATTGATGATTGTGTTAGTTTGTTTCGATATATTTGAAAAAAAACTAACGTAAATCATGACTGTATCAAAAAACCAATTTTATTCTTTAGAAAATATTGCCAATTGGCAATTAAAAGGTGATGAGAAGATTAAGTTGCCAATTTTACAAAGATCTTTTGTATGGAAGCCAAATCAAATAGAAACTGTTTGGGATTCGATTTTGAGAGGTTATCCTATTGGAGCATTTCTTTTGGCAGAAACTACGGATAGTACCTTTGAATTATTAGACGGTCAGCAACGTTCCACTTCAATTTCTTTAGGATTTTTTAATCCTTGGGAAGAAGGTTCTGCAACATTTTTTGATAGTAAAAATAAAAATTACTATCATATTCCTACGGTTTGGATTGATCTGAATCCTGAAAAAGTTAGTAATACTAATAGATATTTAATCAGAGTTCTCACAAGATCTCATCCTTGGGGTTATCAAGCAAAAAACAATAGTTCTACTCTAAGTATCTCTGATCGAAAAAGAGCATTAGATATTTTTAGGAATGCTGGAAGAAATGTAAAATATACTGAGCTGAAAAATATCGATGTTTTTCCTTTTGATGCAAATCTTCCCATTCCATTAGTTTTTCTATTAAAATATATTTATGGAAAGCAAGATGCTACATCTTCAAAAGAAAAATTAATTAATCAGATTGCTGATATAAAAATGAATAATCAAAAAGAGAGCTTATATGAAGAGTTCATTTCTTCAAATGCTTTCGATGATTTTATTGACGAAATAAGCAAGAATTTGACGAGTTACTCAATTCCAGCAATAGTATTGAGTAATTCATTAATAAAAGTAGCTAATAGCCAAGAAAAAGAGGATCCTACACTATTTGTAAGATTAAATTCACAAGGAACTCCTCTTAATGGAGAAGAGTTAATTTATTCGATCTATAAGGCTGAATTTCCAAAAAGTAAAGAATTAGTAGAATCAATCAGTGCTGATTTTATTCAACCTTCAAGATTGTTATCATTTGTTAATAGGTTGGTTTGGTCTGACTTAAGTCAAAATAATTATCCAAATTCGTTCAGTGTAAATCAATTTAGAGATAGATTAAATAATTTAGATTTTTTAAAAAGGTTGGAAGACTTTATTGGTAGTGATAATGAAAGTATGGCAAATAAAGTTTTTAAAAGATCATTTGATATTTTATTGTCTGAAAATAAAATCAAATTACCAATAATCTTAGTGAAAAGTTTAATAAATGATTACCCAGAAATCTTTCTTTTTTATCTAAATTGGATTTATATTCATTATTACAACATCAAACCAGAGAGTTTCTCAGAAATAAAAAAAGGCTTTTTCTATTTAACATTATTTACTTTGGATAAAAATAAATTACCAAAAGAAATATGGGGTGAGTCGTCAAAATTATCTTTCTGGACTTATCAAAGCTTACAAAAACTTGCTTACAGCAATTATCTATTTATTACAATGCCTAAAATATCCGATCTGCAAGTAGTTTATAAAATGGTGATTGAAAAGAAAGTCAGATGGAATGAGTTTTATCCTTCAAAGGAGGAATATTTAAAACTTTTTGATAATGCTTTGGATGAAAAAGGTTTTGATGAAGGTGAAAAATCTGAGATTTATAAAAACCAATGGAACCATCTTGCAAATCAATTAGCTTGGAATCGTAACGTATTGATTTATTGTCAGAGAGATTATTTTAATAAAAACTTTCGGGAATTCAATAGTCTGGAAGTTTTAAGTGATACAAATAGACCATGGGATTATGATCACATATATCCAAGTAGTTGGGTATATCAACAACAAAATGTTAATCCTCAAATTAGAGATTGGCATAATATGAATGCTAATTTGAGAGCTATTTCGTTAGAAGAGAATCGAAGTCATGGTAATCGTGAAAACCCTAAACTGAAAGCCGAAGATCTAGAAGCATCAGAATTCTTTATAACTGATGATAAGGAATATTGGACAAAAATTGAAAATCGAATATATGATGACCAAAAAGCAATGTATTTAATGAGTGCTTTTGTAACTAGAACTATCAATTTTTATAAAGAAATATACTTTTTTATTGTTGAAAAATCCCTTTAACGAGAAGTTAATAAACTTTAACATGATTGTAATTGATTGATTATCAAATTATTAATTTGATATTTTAATCTTTTTATCTATCTTAGCTGATTTTTTAATTGTTACCGATGTATGAATAAGAAAGTAACAATTAAAATATTATAAAATGAGAAAACCAATCATTAAAGCAATCATCAGAACTGATAAGACTGATAAAAAAACAGGCGAATGTCCTATATGTATTCAAATCAGAATGAATGGAGATAAAAAAAGAATTTCAATCGGAGAAAAAATACATCCTTCGCATTGGGATACGGATGCAGGTCGTGCAATAGGCAAAGGATATGGAAATCTGAACAAGATGATTGATAAGCGAAAAAGCGATTTAGAGGAATTTTGCACAGATAGCATTATTGCAGGGTATCAATTATCATTTTCTGATATAGATAAATTTTTAAATGGGACAAAGAACAGCAATTTTTATGATGTTTTCGATTCAGTCATGGAAATAAAGAAACCAAAAATTTGTGATGATACTAAATATAAGTATGCTACTTTACGTAGCAGATTAAAAGCATTTCAACCGAGAATATCTACTTCAAATATTGATGTTGCTTTTATCACAAGATTTGATAATTATTTAAAAGGCTTGAATATTGGAGATGGGGGTATTTACAATCATCATAAGTGCTTGAAATGTATTATAAATGAAGCTAATAGATATAAAAAAGCAAAAATTGAGCAGCCGTACGGTAAAGATATGTTTACAATTAAGACTCCAAAGCATAAAACTGTTTTTTTAGATGAAGATGAAGTAGTTAAGTTTAAAGGTTTTAAAAGCGATAGTATTTTAGCTAATACAGTAAGGGATATGTTTTTGCTTTCCTGTTATTCAGGTTTAAGGTATTCTGACCTGTTTTCATTGAAAGTATCAGATATAGACTTTAACAAAGGAATTATATCAAAGAAGATGTTAAAAACTAAGCATAATATTGATATTCCAATGAATAGTCAAATAAAAACATTACTCTTGAAATATATGGTAAGTCAAAAGTCCAATACAAAAATCTTTAGAGAGGTCAGTAATCAAGTAGGAAATTCTATTCTGAAAGAAATAGCAAAAGAGTGTAAGATCAATAAAAATATAACATTTCATGTTGGACGTCATACTTTTGCTTCTTATTTGGTGAACAATTGTAATATCTCCCTTCCTATTGTAAGTAAGCTACTAGGACATGTAAATATTGCCAATACTTTGATTTATACAAATTCAAATATTAATAATCTTAAAAGCGTAATGAGTAATGTTCGTTTCGGATAAATTAATAAATTTGTAAAAGATAAAAATATAATTAAAATAAAAGCGTAAGCTGTTTATTCTCGTTACCGAAAACTGCCAATTTTCTAACGCACTGAGACTAAATAGTGAATCGCCCCGTCATGCGTGGGCTTTTCCTATTATGTGCGTTGGGTATGGCAGTACCTCGGTTACTAATACGGTTTAAGTTCCACGCTTTTTCTATGTATTAAATTGCCGTTTTGGAACTGAATGGTTACTAATAATCATGGGAAACTTTTCTTATCTGATTCAGAAAAAATTTCGAGACCTGAACTCAGAACAACAACGAATCTTCATTAGTGAATTTGAAAGACGAAAAAAATCTGTAGGAATATCTTACCTGCTTTGGTTTCTTTTAGGATGGCATTACGCCTACCTTAAAAAATGGGGTTGGCTGATACTGTATATTTTTACCGTGGGAGGTTTTTTTATCTGGGCAATTATTGAACTCTTCAGGATTCCTAAAATCGTTGAACAATATAATAATGATCTTGCTTTAGAAATACTACGGGATATTTCGATCATGTTTCCTGATGAGGTTCAGGATTCAGGTGATAAAGATGTTAATAAAAAGGCTGTAAATGACCTTTACATCACTCAAAAAATGCAGTCAGGAGAAAGTTATTCTTTTTATATCATAGTTGGTATAATCATCTTGTTTAGCGTTTCTGCTTTCTTCTTAAAGCCTGATCGGGCTAAAATACAGAATAAGATTGTTGATGATATGATGATTTCACAACCTCAACTCATAAAAACGTTTAAAAATATTTTTATTGGTGAAGAGCTCAGTGAGAAAAGTTCTGAAAATTTTATTGTGAATAGTATTTCAAAAAAAGGATACAAAAATATCGGTATTTATGAGGAGGACTTAGTGATTCTAAGAAAATTGGTATTCAGAGATGAAAATTTACAAGAAAACCTCATTACAGCTTACGGAATATTGGGATTAACAAAGGTTGTATTTGAAGATGAAAGCCTAAAACATGAGGAAATTTTTAAAGAAAGAAAACAATCATACAAAATTAATGAATCCTATCCGCCTGCTTATGAAAATACCTACAACTATTCTGCGGATAAATATAAATCGAGCGAAATCTATCAGGATGAATTCAACAATAGGAAAAATGAAAAATTGGAAGAAGACTCAATACAAATCAATTAATCATGAAAAAAATAATCGTACTTATCACTCTGAGTCTTTTCTCAGTTTTTTATTCCCAAGATTCTTATGAAAACGAATTGAAGCAGACTAAGCTGTTTGTAAAAGAAGTTTTGAAAAATCAGCCTTCAAAAGTTATTGAGTATGTTAAACTGACTGACGGTGGAATAAAACAAAGTAAAACCGATAATCCAGTGGAAGAATTTGAACTTCAATGGGATTTATTCTATAAAATCATTAGAAAAAATAATAAAATTGTCTATATCAGTAAATCTGATGATTTATGGGGGCATATCGGAGATAGTAAAACATCCTATAACTACTACTTCAATGAAGAAGGAATCTTGGTTGGAGCTGAAAAAAGCTTAGATTTCTTTTTGCTAGATACCACGTGTGCTAACCAGGTCAGATATTATGCTTCCTATACGAATGTAAAAGCTGAAAAGCTGGAAAAAGCCGAAATGTACAAAGATGATAACGGGAATATTATTGATTTTACTTCCAGAAAATGTAAAAATAGTAAGGCGTATATTCAGGGTATTACCAATAGCTTAGATAAGATAACTTTTCGTGATGTTGAAGGATTTATGATGGCAGAAAAAATTAAATATTATCGAACTGATAAAAATGAAAAATATATTGAGAATGAAAAAGAAAATCCTGTCTTTGGGAATCTTATAAAAGGAAGAGGAAAAGAAGTAATCCAAAATGAAAATACAGGAGATCCTTTAGGCGGTGATGGAAACGGTAATAGCAAAGTGGGAATTGATCGAAAATTAATAGGTTATATTCCTGGAACAATGGGAAGAGGAGGAGAACAACCTTCTCATAGTTGCACGGCAAGAGGTTCTGTTACGATTGCCTATACCGTAGACAAGGCAGGGAATGTAGTTTCTGCCAGAAGATCGGGAGGGGGTTCAGATTCTTGCATTGTATCAACGTCAATTGGTTGGATCAAGA
Above is a genomic segment from Chryseobacterium shigense containing:
- a CDS encoding site-specific integrase; translated protein: MRKPIIKAIIRTDKTDKKTGECPICIQIRMNGDKKRISIGEKIHPSHWDTDAGRAIGKGYGNLNKMIDKRKSDLEEFCTDSIIAGYQLSFSDIDKFLNGTKNSNFYDVFDSVMEIKKPKICDDTKYKYATLRSRLKAFQPRISTSNIDVAFITRFDNYLKGLNIGDGGIYNHHKCLKCIINEANRYKKAKIEQPYGKDMFTIKTPKHKTVFLDEDEVVKFKGFKSDSILANTVRDMFLLSCYSGLRYSDLFSLKVSDIDFNKGIISKKMLKTKHNIDIPMNSQIKTLLLKYMVSQKSNTKIFREVSNQVGNSILKEIAKECKINKNITFHVGRHTFASYLVNNCNISLPIVSKLLGHVNIANTLIYTNSNINNLKSVMSNVRFG
- the mce gene encoding methylmalonyl-CoA epimerase yields the protein MKLEHIGIAVKSLGISDELFTRLLGKESYKKETVEREGVMTSFYETGESKIELLEASNPESPISKFIDKKGEGIHHLAFGVENILTEIERLKKEGFQFISDEPKEGADNKLVVFLHPKSTNGVLVELCQEKQ
- the rbfA gene encoding 30S ribosome-binding factor RbfA; amino-acid sequence: MESNRQRKVAQIIQEDFAELFRKQSSESKQSILVSVSDVKVSADLGIAKIYLSIFPQEFRSAVMKEIEENKPQYRNFIGQKMAKQVRIIPQLNFYLDTALDDVEKLERELRGEGDNPVL
- a CDS encoding DUF262 domain-containing protein; its protein translation is MTVSKNQFYSLENIANWQLKGDEKIKLPILQRSFVWKPNQIETVWDSILRGYPIGAFLLAETTDSTFELLDGQQRSTSISLGFFNPWEEGSATFFDSKNKNYYHIPTVWIDLNPEKVSNTNRYLIRVLTRSHPWGYQAKNNSSTLSISDRKRALDIFRNAGRNVKYTELKNIDVFPFDANLPIPLVFLLKYIYGKQDATSSKEKLINQIADIKMNNQKESLYEEFISSNAFDDFIDEISKNLTSYSIPAIVLSNSLIKVANSQEKEDPTLFVRLNSQGTPLNGEELIYSIYKAEFPKSKELVESISADFIQPSRLLSFVNRLVWSDLSQNNYPNSFSVNQFRDRLNNLDFLKRLEDFIGSDNESMANKVFKRSFDILLSENKIKLPIILVKSLINDYPEIFLFYLNWIYIHYYNIKPESFSEIKKGFFYLTLFTLDKNKLPKEIWGESSKLSFWTYQSLQKLAYSNYLFITMPKISDLQVVYKMVIEKKVRWNEFYPSKEEYLKLFDNALDEKGFDEGEKSEIYKNQWNHLANQLAWNRNVLIYCQRDYFNKNFREFNSLEVLSDTNRPWDYDHIYPSSWVYQQQNVNPQIRDWHNMNANLRAISLEENRSHGNRENPKLKAEDLEASEFFITDDKEYWTKIENRIYDDQKAMYLMSAFVTRTINFYKEIYFFIVEKSL